The Panicum hallii strain FIL2 chromosome 9, PHallii_v3.1, whole genome shotgun sequence genome has a window encoding:
- the LOC112872716 gene encoding uncharacterized protein LOC112872716: protein MAGPLTSPATVASDASTSPWPSLPDDLIRLLASRFLAGDLLDYLHFRAVCAPWRSSTASPRGRGVVEPRFHPRHWALLPEGHGLYPGHPKLHGYVRFFNLDTGAFVRVHIPLFDDHCVLDSYQGPLVLQRDHDTAIRLLHPFTGDILDLPPLSTLLPQMRQELQEVRPARLKLPWLRSVSTAATFADGVVTVLLAFCDLHRVAVATSQDHQWTMSTWHYAISSPPFPHQGKFYVVYVMRADHQAKIFRIDTPLPGEVLQPPKLIATTIADKLRGPIYFVECDSEVLVIGYGGFPFSKMPVYKLADLVMERNKGLLLRGYRGGWLRWPVNGKLRQGA, encoded by the exons ATGGCCGGTCCTTTGACGTCGCCGGCCACCGTCGCCTCAGACGCATCAACGTCCCCCTGGCCGTCTCTGCCGGATGATCTGATTCGCCTGCTCGCGTCGCGCTTTCTGGCCGGCGACCTGCTGGACTACCTCCACTTCCGCGCCGTTTGCGCCCCGTGGCGATCCAGCACCGCCTCCCCGCGCGGCCGCGGGGTCGTCGAACCACGCTTCCACCCGCGCCATTGGGCGCTGCTGCCCGAAGGCCACGGCCTCTACCCCGGCCACCCCAAGCTGCACGGCTACGTCCGCTTCTTCAACCTCGACACGGGAGCCTTCGTCCGCGTCCACATCCCGCTGTTCGACGACCACTGCGTTCTCGATTCCTACCAAGGCCCCCTCGTCCTGCAGCGGGACCACGACACCGCCATCCGCCTGCTCCACCCTTTCACCGGTGACATTCTCGACCTGCCACCACTCTCGACTCTCCTCCCGCAGATGCGACAAGAGCTCCAAGAAGTACGACCTGCGCGACTTAAGCTTCCATGGCTCAGATCCGTCTCTACTGCTGCTACCTTCGCCGATGGTGTCGTCACTGTCCTGCTTGCATTCTGTGACCTGCATCGTGTGGCCGTCGCAACCTCACAGGACCATCAATGGACGATGTCTACCTGGCACTATGCCATAAGTAGTCCGCCCTTCCCGCACCAGGGCAAGTTTTACGTGGTGTATGTGATGAGGGCTGACCATCAAGCAAAGATTTTCCGGATAGACACACCCCTTCCAGGTGAAGTGCTGCAACCCCCCAAGTTGATCGCCACAACTATCGCAGATAAACTACGTGGACCCATCTACTTCGTTGAGTGCGATTCAGAGGTCCTGGTGATAGGTTATGGTGGTTTTCCTTTTTCCAAAATGCCAGTTTACAAGCTCGCAGATCTTGTCATGGAAAG GAATAAAGGACTGCTGTTGAGGGGATACCGTGGCGGATGGCTTCGGTGGCCGGTGAACGGGAAGCTCCGTCAAGGG GCATGA